The window TCTACTCACTGAAGTGATTCTCACTTCCTTTATGTcacgtaaaaataaaaaaaagctatcctgtatttttatacatttttttttttgcaaagaaaaTACACTTTGGTACCCATCAGCGCATTGGCAAGTCAGCCAGGTCGGCTGGTTTTAATGATTGTTGTTCAATGAATCATCCTTCATTGCCTTCACAAACCAGTCTCTCTCCTGGTCCGAGTCGGAGTCACTTACTTCGCTGGTATCAGCTGCTAAGAGCCGCGAGTAGTTCAGCCTCTTCTGGCGAGGAATTCTGCTCTGTATTATCAGGAAGCCGACAGACCACAGTAGCAGAGTGGCAGCTGTTGCTCTGTAGAGAACCTCTAAGCTAAACCTCTGGGCTACAAATCCGCTAGCAAAGCTGCCCAAGCCACCTCCAAGGCCCGTGGAAACGGAGCGAAAAACTCTTTGGACAGATCGCTCCATCCCTGGCATGGAGATGTCGTCGCACTGTGCATCCAGGGCCCACCAGATGGCGCCCTTGCTGAATGCGCTTAGAACCTGAATAGGCAGAACGGCCCAGGGGGACCAAAGGAAGGAGTAGTAGAGGCACTGGAAGGCCAGACACACAGTCCCCAACACCGCAGTCCCGGTCTGGCCCAGGACCCTGAGGACTTTGCCGCGGAAGAAGCTGAGGGCGATCTCGGCGAGCAGCGCGACGGCCGCGGCGACCCCCATGTGCAGCTCGTGGCTGCCCCGGTTCTGCATCTGCCAGAAGAGGAAGTTGTCCACCGTAGACGCGGCGGCGCCCAGGACGAAGGCCGCGACCGCGCACAGCACGGCTCGGCTGTCCGCGCTCACCAGCTGCAGGGCCCTGAGAGCCCGGGGCGAAGGCTCCCGCTGGCCGCTGGAGTGCATCGGCAAGAAGACGGCCACCGGGAGCGCGGAGGCGGTGGCGAGGGCGTAGGCGTAGAAGTGGGCCGCGCTCCTGGGCGTGTGGGCGCCTATGAAGCAGTCCAGGCTGCTGACGAGGAGCCCGGCGCTGCAGACGCCGAACGCTGCCCCCAGCAGCGCCCACAACCTGTGCTTGCCATACCGCTCGGTCGAGTCCACGAAATCCAGGTACTCGTACAGGCCGTCGTCGACCGTCCACTCCAGCGGCGCCGCCAGGGCCTCCCACAGGCCCACCGCGATAAGCACGAGGAAGAACAGCTGGTGCTGAGCGTCCATAACATTGAGACTGCCCAGAAACCCTTTGCTACCCTGCTCCTCCTTCCCTTCTTCTCTGGTCCTTTCCGCTGACCTCACCCTCCTTCTTGAAGGAGACCGGCCCGCTGCCGCAGGGCCTGAAATCTTGTCTTGCTCCCTCTCGTCGTCCTTGGACCAGCGGGCGGCCGGCTCCACTCCTCCGAGGGCCTGCCTCGCGTCCTCTCCTTCCTCGGCGATCGGTTTGGCGGAGCCCACTTTCTTCGGCTCGGTTTGCAGGCCCAGCTGAGCCGTGGGGGCGACGTCCTTGGACGCCCGGTTTGCCGCCGAAGGGGTGTCAAGACGGAGGCGCAGCGCAGTGGCCGCTTCATCGGTACGCGTGGAATCATGAGTTGTGTGGGTTATGCCGTGGCTCTTAGGTGTAGAAGGCGTCAGAGTCTTGTAAGCGAGGGACGGCGTGCCTGGGGGAGCGTAGTCTGTACTTCTGAAGGAGTCTTGAGCGGGTGTAACATTTCCAAAGGCAAATGTGTCGTCTTTAACCGTCCCCGTGTTTTCAGCGCCCCTTAACAGAGTAAAATTGCAGTACTCGCCTGCGGCTTTCGTATCTGAAGGTGGGATCAGGAGAAGAATAAGACCAGCTCCCAACGAGCACAGAAGGGAAGTCAGAATGACTGTTCTTCTTTTGTTGTAGTACTTGGCCAGGAAGCTAGAAACGGGACTCCAGACCAGGCCGACCAAATACTTGGTCCCCATTATAATGCTGGTCATGGAAGCAGTCAGGCCAAGCTGTCTGAAATACAGAGTTAGGAAGGGGATAAGGCAAGCCGTGGCGTAAGAATGCAGAAAATGAAAGATGCTGGCTAAGGCCACAGCTCTCCGGACATCCCACTGCCTGCTCTTCTTCATGGCTGAAGAGGCTCTGCTGTGCTCAGTTCTTCACAGAGATGCAGTTCTGCCAACACACAGGCCCCAGATGAGTCAATCAGGTGCAACAACAGGGATGTTGTGCATTGATGTTTTCTTACTCTCCTACAGTTACCCTCCTGACAGTTCTCAGCTGCGTTATCTGGGAGATCAGTATGCAAGGGCAGCACAGCACCATCACTGTGAAGACCATCACTCACTGCAGAATCAAAAgggaagaagaaaaacagtaaAGCTCTCGAAATACAAAAATCACGCTAGAAGGGGATGAACGGTCGAACAAGACACACGTggttaaaataaatgtcatcCCTATCGGTCAGCCCTCATCCAAAAACTAATGAACACCCTTATTCCAGGTTGAACAAAATGCGCAGATGACCATATATGCTCACACTTCAGCTGTTACATAAAGTGATAAGGACCAATCACTGTTCGTTAACGCAGTTGATTACAGCACAGGGACAGCATCCGTCTGCGACACAACCATTCGAGACGAATCTTAACCTGTATTAGATCAACTTTGAAAAATTCCATCAATTACTTCCGCTTGTTGGTGTACAAACAGCCTGTTTCAGGGGTTTagaaagcatgtacagtatgtacactgtTTCGGGAGTTTCACATTTCCAGTCGGGggggaaaaagtttttttaaagactaaCCACAACGTCTGGTTCCATTACATTCCGCATTGTCGTCATTTAAGACACACGATTTAAAAAGTAATCCCCACTTCACAGGCATCTACAGAAAACATCAATAACCACTTCGGCTACCCCTTCTTGGCTCATTACAATTTTgccttgattttttaaaacgcACAAGCTAACGTCATTGTTAAATACTATTTACACAAGCGCGTAACGTTTCGCAAGTTAAAAATTAACGACACAGTTGAGATGTTGACTTTGGCTTTTTACACCTGTTCCAACCTCCTCCTATTGACTCTTCGGTAGACACGTCATGATTTAACATTTTgatcaaatgtatatatataatttacctTAATAAATGCACCCATACAAATTGATTGCGGTAAAATAAGAAATTCCAAAATGGGActtattgtaaatatttattttctcgtTACCGACACTACCTAGATTATATGAACCACACGTAAGAGGATGGACTCACCAGGATACACCTGCAAACTAAGGATTGCGCTGGATTACTGACGAGCGACTGTAACCTTCATGGCGCAATTTATCACAGCGACCTCTGTTGTCTGGGATGTCTACTGCAGGCTTGCGGAGCCAACAGGTGGGCATACAGCAGAGGTCGCAGGTAAAATAGCGTCGCAGATACTATCAAGTGCCTAAAAAAATCTATATGCTTAATAGTTTCTATTATTGTGTGCGTTTAATTCCTTTATTCTCATAATTAAGTAgggagattctgaaaaaaaagtgtgtTATTAAGCTGTTTAGTTCAATTCCTGCTACTGCCAGTGGCTTTTAAATTAGCTGCAGTTCTCTTTTGGAACAGTAGATGGAACGAAAGACCTGGATATAAACGACCAAGTATTCAAGAATTCTACTGCACTTTGTACATTTAAGAGTtatgtagatgttttttttatatataatttaatggCAAGCTTTTTTGTTGGCTTTTCTACTGCTTTCAAATAAGCTGAGAATCCTAGCGTACGAACATTAGTAAGGGTTtgaagagaaataaaaactaaGGTTTATTTGTACcattataagatcactttattgtccatatacaatttcttgtgttaGGAATTGGTCTTTTCACATagcccaacttgctctccatgagacacacagacaggcttGAGGTCAGAGTTTATGTTTTACTGCACTCTCCGTGCTTTGTATCCTCATTATGCTTTTATCATGAGTTCACTTTTCCATTTCTGATTTTGTAACGGCACACTTTGATCAGGAAAATATTACAAGACCTCACTTAGTCAGTTTGCTCATTACTCCAAAAAGTCTTTATAGAATCAGGTGCAAGATTTTCAGATGTCGGTTTTGTTTTGTAGCTTCATGGTACATCACCAGATCAAACAATAACCAAGACAGAATGCTCCCAAATGCTTTTTATAtaatacaacatacagtatttaaatcctACATGTACACACATTACAGTATTTACTTTTGTTTACATATTTGGCAATAAATTACAAAGTATACATTAACACAATTAATATACAGGAGATAAAACACGTTCGTAATAATGATGAcaaagtttttatattttatagcaAAATAATGTGCAAGTGGTCATCCAGATATCACAGGTctcatccttcggatgagatgtaaaaccgaggtcctgactttctgtgatcattaaaaatcccaaggtgtttctcaaaaagagtaggggtgtaaccccagcgtcctggacaaatttctcCCTGGCAttgaccaatcatggcctcctaataatcatcatcatctctgaactgtcttcatcactctgttctcctccccaccgagaGCTGGTgcgtggggagagtactggctgccgtcacatcatccaggtggcaGATACACATTcgttgtggtggaggggagtcgctttgagtggattgtccggaaaagtgctatataagtgtaaggaattattcattattattacattgtGCTGTAACCTTCTAAAGAATAGTTAAATGCAGTGATGGACAACTCACGAGGTGCATGCAGATTTGTGACTGGGACTCCAGACTCATCAAGACATCCACATCTACCGTACTAGCAGCTGTAATGTTCATAGAGAATTCGAATTAAATGAAGTAACATCAGGGTTTGTCCAGATTGTTTAATTTGCCCCTTTTTGGAGGCAGCTAATGTAAACTAACCCAGAGGCTCAcagatgtttattttatgtGCAAATTGTTATTTATTCCCTGAAGGGGTACTTAGAATGGGAGTGCACAGCCTGTGTCCACAAACCTCAACAATCAGATCAGCTCAGAAGTAATTTGATTACTTCAGCCCCAGTGTAGGTGTTACTGCATGCAACGATACATAGCCACACCACTGAAAATCATTCCAGATTTCAGAACTGCCTGCTGAGCTGGTTCAACAAATAATTGGTTGATGGAGTCCAGCAGAAAAATCCAACTATCCTACAATAATCACGAAGCACTCTCAGAAGTGAACAGTGAGACTATAAATTGACAAAGAAAGGGAAAATCTCAAAACATGCAAAATAACAGCAATTAATGTATATAATGACGAAGTAACTTGTAGTGACATTATTGTCAACTCTATATTGAAACGTACTGTACACTTAAATTTAAGGTGCaactttttaaatatgcatttcaCCTTTGGTTACAAACATACTGCGACCTAAACTAGGCAATCAGTTTTATTTCTCCAAAATCTAAAACAATGAAATCTGCATTAACATAATACTGCTAATAACAATTAGATATTCATCTGAAATTACCTCCCTGGAACAAAAAAATGAAGGGCTTTTCAAAATCAATGAAGATGTGCAAACAATGTTTAGATTAAATATTGCCTAGCACATGACAGACAGCACAATATAAAGCACCCACTTGCTACTCAGTTTGATTTCTTGTAAATGAAACCCTTTTTAAAACATGCAAGATTTTAGTTTTGAAACAGAAAGGAAATAATTTGTACGTGCCACTTCAAAGAACTGCAAAGAACTGAGAATACCAGAGTGTGATTCACAGCTCAAGAAGCCTTCTTTTTTGCAATCATTTCTTACAAAAATGCACACCGCTCAGCATATTTAATACTGATCAGGGCCATTATGATTTATTATAAATCAGACCATAATTctgtgcatttttcttttctttcagatgCATATGGGAACGGTCACGTCTGAATGAATATTAAGCGTCCAAACACCAACAGCCCCACTTTCATTACAatattctttcacttttcatcaGCTTATAAAAGTAAACATAAAAAGGACACAGAGATGTATTGTTCATTTCTAAATGTTCTTAGCAGCTACTAAAAAAGGCTCACAGCCTGTGTTTTCTATGGTTATTTCCATTTTTCCCTGCCTCACCGAATTCACTATGGGATGGGGATCTtcttccatctctttctgtGTCAAACACAGTCCTTTCCACCGAACCTGAAGAGCGGGTTTCGTAAAACCCTCCAAAGCAAGCAGGAAGGAGCTCGTCTCAGACGGTCTCTCCTCAGTCTCTCTTGGTGCCTGCTTGATTTGCCTGGTCAAGCCTGATCCTTCCGAGAAGCTGAGGTTTCAAAGCAGGAGCTGCTTCAAGTCACCAGCTTGAACTAGGGTTCCCATACGTATCGTACCACATGAGAAGGGCTACAAATGAGAGGCCATTTGTATCCTTAGGAGTTCAGCAAGTGCTGTACATTTTCAATTGTTTCCTGTTTCTCTCCGTGTGTCTTTTGAGTTTCTAAAGACAATTATAGTGTAATGCCACAATTTAGATTCGTTTTTTACTTTCTCCAACAAGCTGTTTCATGCCCTTAGTGTGTACACAATGTAATAAATAAACAGAGTCTCACCACTTGTTTGTATCAGTCACACTGGTGAGTATGTACCACACTTCCTCTGTATAAATGTATTAGTACTATATCTATTGATACTTGTTCCATTCAGTGCACAATTCTGTTTGCTCTCCTTACTTTCCAATAGTGCGCCAGAAACCTGATACTTCAGGTGATTAAGATCAGGGTAATTACACCTGCATCTTATCTTTTCACGAGTTTTTCTTGATCACTCTGAGGTTACTCACTGTAACCAATCTGATTACCAGCTACAGTGGACACTGATAGTCACAGCCTCAGACTCTTGTAGTTGTAGTTTAGAACTGCGCTTAAGGAGAGCTGTGGATGTTTTCTGCTGCTTAAACTACTGCAAACATCCATGTCAGTTTGTTTTCGGTGGCCAGGGCAGAATAATCACTGGATAATCCCAGCAAATGTGTTGATGGGCAGAGGCAGACCCTTTGTCATGTACTTCATCAGTCCTACATCTTTTTCGTCTCCCAAGGTAAATTTCGATTTCCTGGCTTTCTGAATGCAGTAGCCTGGGTCCAGGCACCTCGATACTTCGATGctgtaaaacaaagaacagaaaaaaaaacacctgaaatGAAGAATTCACAAATTGGAATTTCCTTCAGTCTAAACTTCAAAGACATCCAAACTTCTCAACTGCATCCCAAGGAAGGTTGTCCTTGCTAAAAATCCACAGGAAAGTGCCATCACACCACTCACACTGAGAATCTGaaccaaaacaaatattttttttcaattcactGTGGATCACTTTTCTGCCTTATAGAAACCCTTGGTAGTGCAATACAGCAGATACAGGGGCTTGATTAAAAGATGCAGAATGTAATTTTTGAGTGTGTTTGCATCAATCATAAAACTAATTACTGTTTCCATttggggcggagtggtggctctgtggctaaggatctgcacctgtggctagaaggctgccggttcaaatcccgcagccggcagaggaatcctactctgttgggcccctgaacaaggcccttaacccaactgctccaagggcaccgtataaatggctgaccctgcactctgaccccaagcttttcactccctgtgtgtgtgtctgtctcatggagagcaagctggggtatgcgaaaagacaaattcctaatgcaagaaattgtatatggccaataaagtgatcttatcttatctattcATGTAGCAACACAAGCACTGCTAGACTGTTTCAAATCATTTGACATGGCAGAAGATTTTAATTGGTGCTCACCTCAAAACATCCTTAAAAACTCTCTTGGAGTCCTTGTCAAGGCAAACTGTGAAGGTGCGTCGCTCAAGGGACCTGATTTTAATGCTACACGTTCTGATCCTCTGATCCTATGAATATAACAGATAAACACATTGTAGCCAACCTTCTGTATTATCATGGCCATGGAAATTTCAGACATGCAGGTGTAGAACCTCATTTTTTTATAGTATTTGAGTTGGATCGTCATTGCACTGTACCAACAACCTCCTAAATgtttaacaagaaaaacaaacatgaaactTACCACCCCAGTCTTGATTTTGGGACTATCAGAAAAGCTCACAGTGAGACAGTCAaggtctgaaaaaaagaaaggagatGAACAGAGTCACGAGTTTTCAAGTAAACACTAAACATATTTCAGCTGAGAATACACTCCTTacaagcagaaaacaaaaatggaataTCCTGTGAACTGAAGTAactttttttgttcctttgtttTACCAGGTACGTAAATTGAGAACATACTGCATACTAAACAGTGACCTGCAGACTCATTAATATAGCAGGGTATTGGAGCAATATGAGTGAGGGACTGTGCTCACAGGGGCAACTGCAGCACTGATCCTGAGATCTGACTCCCCCAACCGTCCGGTCTGGAACCTGGAGCCCTACTGTACTTCACTGGAAGCATGAATCATGAAATGATGAAATGTGCAAACCTCCCGTTATTGTAATTCATTCAACTGAATGCACTGTTGTTTCaaatgtttgcttatttcaaacaACTTGAGAGCACttatatgaaaatatgaaatatgaaaagaaatAGGTGACATATTGCACGTATTATGAAATTGTGATTTTGCTGCATCTCGTGCTTAATTCCTCCACCAACGTTCAGGTTTGGTTATCGCACTGGAGGCCTCTAGTGGTAGGAGAGCAGGTACTGCTTCTGATAACCTTCACTGTGCTGCAAGTAAATCATTCAAATCGTCACCTTTCTTTCTGAAATACCAAGTAGTGCAAACAATAAGCAATTACCAGTCCAGTTAAAACCAGTATTCTTTATGTACTGGATATATCCCTTGCTTACCATCTCTTTCACTCATGGGAATAGCATTGATGAGCACACCAGATGTTCTTAGTGAAACTCCCCTGTTCGTTTCCCTGTTGCTCAAAGACGCCTTTGCAACAAAAAGatgacaaaatacaaaaacataaaaaatctgTTCATCAAGACAAAGGATGTTTAATGAAAGCAAGCTGGAAATACCAGTGTTAAATGGCAAACAGATCACCAAAACATCAGAGGATATCGTTCAGgatttcaaaaaaaatattacaataagggtcaatttaaattatattgctTTATACTAATAAAACAGCCATTTTATACTTTGTTCAACATACACAGAGTTGTCCAGAAAGAGCACACAAATATTAGGAAATAAAGACCTACCTTTATGTAGTTGACAGAGATGACTGCACCACAGATTTCAGAAATACTCTTTTTATTTCTAACTGATCCCTCTGGAGAATTAATGGAATAACACTTTATTAGCAAACAAGGAAATTTACTGCCCATTCCACAGTTATGTCTTTAGCTCACAATACATTTCCCAAAAAGTATATATTCATTTGTCAGATGCATTTGCTACACAAATGATTTATAGATAACCCAATAGAACACTTTCACAGTCGACCATTTAAAGAAGGTAACGTACATGGTGCAGTAATAAATAGATTGAGCCTTATAAATTCcagaatacaaaataaacatatcataataatttacaaagataaaatattgtgttaaataaaataaactggatTGATTGTTTAATTCAATTGTGAATTGGATAATAATTTGGAAATCTGCAGGATTAAATGCTTCATGTCAATTATTTTTGGagggtgcatttttaaaaacaggtaTTAGAACTATTGCAGTCTAGTGTTCAGCGGATTAAAATTGCAAGTCATTTTTGGCTTAGacagattaaaacaaaatctacaaagaaacagcaaaaaaaaaacccatcccGTTGGCTTCTGATCGCACCTGGGAAAAGTCTGAATTCTGGGAAGTCGACTGCCAGCTGTGTGACGAAAACATCCTCCACAGCCTCCTTCGTCAAGCTGGAGAATGTTATctggacacaggacacagaagaTTACATTGCATCCAGGAAAAATGACACTTCAGGGGTGCGATTTATAGATCGGCTGCATTTCTTTGGTGCACTGCTCAGACTGCCACTAGAGAGTGAGCAGAAACTGATTTCAATTAAGCAAATCGACAGagagggcaaaaaaaaaaaacagaccctgCTTCGTTCCATCCATGACAAGAAAGCGAGAGGAACTCAAATAGTTAATTCTGATCATTAAACAGACCAGAAAAGAGATTTCTTCTGCTTTTAAAGCGAAAGGAAGGACGGGCAGTCTGAACGCCATCTCTTGATTTTCGTGCAGCACATGGAACACCGCAGGCAGGCACCTACCTTGACAGAGTAGAGAGTGAAGAAGACAGGTTGCAGAGCCAAGCGGATGTAGTAGGAGATAACATCAACCAGAAACGGGTCTGTCTCTGCAGATTTGCTCGTGCTTgactgctgaaataaacacaagTGGCCCTCTGTTACTTCTCGGAGGGAGGTGCAAGGCGTCTAGTTTTCCCGACAGAGCGCGACCCACTCAGCGGGTCAAATCAAACAGGTCAAATTGAAAATGGTGATTTCCAATGCTTTGGAAGAGGTAAAGTGTTTGTATTCATGCTACGCTACCACATCAAAGCCTTAACTAAGAAGTGAAGATCTGTGCTGGTTTCTCCTTGCCATCTATGTTACTATGCATATACAAATGTGAGAAAGGTTAACAAATGGAAGGAACTGTAAGAAAATTGATCTCTATTGATCTTGTTTTACAACAAAATGTTGAGACTTGTGACCCCTTGTGAAGAGGCTAGAAGGGCATCATACAGCCAATACCCACAAGGCTGTACTGTCTTTGTGTCTTGTAAACACAAGTGACTTAACATTTAGCCCTGGAATGACGAGACTTTATATAGCACACGCCACCAAGAAAACTGAAACCAAGATAAGGAAGCTTCTTGAGGCTCAGCCAGAAGCAGAGTCATTTCAGACAGAGTTTTGAGGGCGGCGGCTATTTCCCGCACTCTTACCATTTTGACCAGCTTGGGAATCATGTTTCCCAGGCTGTTAATGTTGCTCTCGAACCAAGGATCCACTCTTCCAAGGTAAGAGGCCAGGAGACAAGGTTTGCTGCTTGTAGCTGAAACATTCTCCTGTAAGACAAGAAAGAACAAACTGCTGTTCCAGACGATAGCTCCACTGGCTTTTTTGTTCCTGGCAATGTCTGTCTTTTCAACTGATAATCCGAGAGCAGGCAGTCCTTCAGCAGTGCAGAAAGGTTTTCTTCTTTGTACATACTGAAAGCTATACAATTAAAAGCTGCAAAGACTTTAATGTAGTCAAATTTAATGTGCCTGTTGTGACCTAATgtaacaataacatgattttACCTTAACTGGAGAGGCGTTCTGCGGCTCGCTAGCGACAGGTACGTAGTAAATCTTCAGATTCAGCTTTGTTGTCAGAAAGGGACGCCGTGCCTCCCTCTTCCTATGACAGAAACCATATTaagcaaaaagcaaaaatgctaaaaaaatacagtactttagctGTAATAGAGGAAGCTGAACATGGTCTTTTAGGCTATTCTCTGGGATATCTCCAAAATAAGCCATTAATCACGATATCAGCAGGCTGGGTTCTAAATATTTCATGACGTTTTGCGTGAGATAGTGTGTCAGGGAGGGAAACGCCTCAATCATTTTAAGCGCACCCTTACCTTAGGGAATAATAGGCCTTTGCCAGCTTTCCTAGCACCTGGTCATCTCCCATCACCACAACGCGGGCAGTGTAGAGCCGCTGCTGCTTGCTCACAGACATCCCGCGGCTCCCCACTTTCCTCTGCAGTTTCCCGCTGGCACTGGGCTCCTCAAGCACACCGTCCTGAAGGAGAGCCATGCCGTCCGAAACCGAGGGCTTCATCCTGATGCAGCCCCTCCTCAACAGCCTGGCCTGCTCCTGCTCACTCCCACCACTAGGGGGCTCCTCCGCCACAGCCGGCAGCTCATTCGGAGGCAGATCCCTCTCGATCCCGCTGTCGTTGGACAGGATGGAGTGCCGTGTCATCTCCGGGCTGAAGTCCACTGAGAAATCGTTCAGGTCAAAGAAGTCTGGGCCCATGCTGTAGTGGTCGTAGGAGGACCCTGACCTAACAAACTTCGCAAGCTCTCTCCCTGTTTCCAAAAGCAGAAGAGGACATCATAAACATCCACATAATGAACAGCTCGTGGAGTTTGTGATGGCTGCCTGGGCTCTGCGTGTGAGTTTGAAGTAAGCAAGCTAATGCAtttgaaaatcacattttaatttaggaGAAGGAGAATTCTGAATGGATTTGTTGGAAGTTCTCACTCTCTGTGTTGGCACAACTGTCAGAAACATTCTAAGACACGCTCGTATTTCAAAGGGAAAAGGAGCCCAAAAATGGGATATCTGCATTGGTATCAAAACAAGTCagttttcccccccaaaaaatgaaaGCCAAATGAAGAAATAAACCTCACTTACACAACTGTTCATCCTCCCGCCAGAGGTGAAAGCTGATTTCAGGGTTTGGCAGGGGGACGCTACACAGAGACCCCTGCGACTGCACATCTTAATAGAAAGCAGAAAGGAACAGAACTTAAACATGAAAACAAACCATATTATCTGGGGTAGAAAGGAGAGGGGGAAGGAAGGGAGTATCAATAATATTCATTGGAAAAATCTCAAT is drawn from Lepisosteus oculatus isolate fLepOcu1 chromosome 9, fLepOcu1.hap2, whole genome shotgun sequence and contains these coding sequences:
- the mfsd6l gene encoding major facilitator superfamily domain-containing protein 6-like; the encoded protein is MKKSRQWDVRRAVALASIFHFLHSYATACLIPFLTLYFRQLGLTASMTSIIMGTKYLVGLVWSPVSSFLAKYYNKRRTVILTSLLCSLGAGLILLLIPPSDTKAAGEYCNFTLLRGAENTGTVKDDTFAFGNVTPAQDSFRSTDYAPPGTPSLAYKTLTPSTPKSHGITHTTHDSTRTDEAATALRLRLDTPSAANRASKDVAPTAQLGLQTEPKKVGSAKPIAEEGEDARQALGGVEPAARWSKDDEREQDKISGPAAAGRSPSRRRVRSAERTREEGKEEQGSKGFLGSLNVMDAQHQLFFLVLIAVGLWEALAAPLEWTVDDGLYEYLDFVDSTERYGKHRLWALLGAAFGVCSAGLLVSSLDCFIGAHTPRSAAHFYAYALATASALPVAVFLPMHSSGQREPSPRALRALQLVSADSRAVLCAVAAFVLGAAASTVDNFLFWQMQNRGSHELHMGVAAAVALLAEIALSFFRGKVLRVLGQTGTAVLGTVCLAFQCLYYSFLWSPWAVLPIQVLSAFSKGAIWWALDAQCDDISMPGMERSVQRVFRSVSTGLGGGLGSFASGFVAQRFSLEVLYRATAATLLLWSVGFLIIQSRIPRQKRLNYSRLLAADTSEVSDSDSDQERDWFVKAMKDDSLNNNH
- the LOC102696853 gene encoding phosphoinositide 3-kinase regulatory subunit 6 isoform X1; this encodes MEVKVGYRVSSAVESDIFRSVQAILRELEGQHPASQPIRGMLRWTLHKKIENSPAKSISLVKIVVKELERAERADNKLYIIPLLHTLMYTIIQAAYIPDDLYQRVYDFCKRLLTLPEPYCTIGLSHAVKIKTERYTPGLLYQRMLITEQNIKNDQFPYQEKVLVFADPGVFPGETGAALSRDIESSSPLHSPVGHMRSVIQHTLQAALGESCDGPALARILEAGGQDVEAYFQEVVLCMEHCSEEAGSDRSQYTARLQKLYAHILRTADHDVQSQGSLCSVPLPNPEISFHLWREDEQLWRELAKFVRSGSSYDHYSMGPDFFDLNDFSVDFSPEMTRHSILSNDSGIERDLPPNELPAVAEEPPSGGSEQEQARLLRRGCIRMKPSVSDGMALLQDGVLEEPSASGKLQRKVGSRGMSVSKQQRLYTARVVVMGDDQVLGKLAKAYYSLRKREARRPFLTTKLNLKIYYVPVASEPQNASPVKENVSATSSKPCLLASYLGRVDPWFESNINSLGNMIPKLVKMQSSTSKSAETDPFLVDVISYYIRLALQPVFFTLYSVKITFSSLTKEAVEDVFVTQLAVDFPEFRLFPEGSVRNKKSISEICGAVISVNYIKASLSNRETNRGVSLRTSGVLINAIPMSERDDLDCLTVSFSDSPKIKTGVDQRIRTCSIKIRSLERRTFTVCLDKDSKRVFKDVLSIEVSRCLDPGYCIQKARKSKFTLGDEKDVGLMKYMTKGLPLPINTFAGIIQ
- the LOC102696853 gene encoding phosphoinositide 3-kinase regulatory subunit 6 isoform X2, which codes for MEVKVGYRVSSAVESDIFRSVQAILRELEGQHPASQPIRGMLRWTLHKKIENSPAKSISLVKIVVKELERAERADNKLYIIPLLHTLMYTIIQAAYIPDDLYQRVYDFCKRLLTLPEPYCTIGLSHAVKIKTERYTPGLLYQRMLITEQNIKNDQFPYQEKVLVFADPGVFPGETGAALSRDIESSSPLHSPVGHMRSVIQHTLQAALGESCDGPALARILEAGGQDVEAYFQEVVLCMEHCSEEAGSDRSQYTARLQKLYAHILRTADHDVQSQGSLCSVPLPNPEISFHLWREDEQLWRELAKFVRSGSSYDHYSMGPDFFDLNDFSVDFSPEMTRHSILSNDSGIERDLPPNELPAVAEEPPSGGSEQEQARLLRRGCIRMKPSVSDGMALLQDGVLEEPSASGKLQRKVGSRGMSVSKQQRLYTARVVVMGDDQVLGKLAKAYYSLRKREARRPFLTTKLNLKIYYVPVASEPQNASPVKENVSATSSKPCLLASYLGRVDPWFESNINSLGNMIPKLVKMSSTSKSAETDPFLVDVISYYIRLALQPVFFTLYSVKITFSSLTKEAVEDVFVTQLAVDFPEFRLFPEGSVRNKKSISEICGAVISVNYIKASLSNRETNRGVSLRTSGVLINAIPMSERDDLDCLTVSFSDSPKIKTGVDQRIRTCSIKIRSLERRTFTVCLDKDSKRVFKDVLSIEVSRCLDPGYCIQKARKSKFTLGDEKDVGLMKYMTKGLPLPINTFAGIIQ